The sequence CACGCACGGCGCGAGCCCGGACCCGTTCAACACATCGGTGAGCAGCACCGGCAGTTCGCGACCGCTGCCGTGCAGCGTCAGCGCAAGCCGCTCGGCGTAGCTGGACGCACCGGGCAGATCGGCCTTGTTGACCAGCACCAGATCGACCACCTCCAGCACCCCGGCCTTCTGTGCCTGAACCTCGTCGCCCAGACCGGGGGCGCAGATCAGAACGTTGACATCCGCCACCTCGACGATGGCGGTTTCCGATTGTCCGACGCCGACGGTCTCAATGATGATCACATCGCGTCCGGCGGCATCCATCACATCCACGGCCTGGCTCACCACCGGCGCGAGCCCGCCGAGGCTGCCGCGTGAAGCGACGGAGCGCACGAACACACCGGGATCGGCACCGATATGGTCGGTCATGCGCAGACGGTCGCCCAGCAGCGCGCCGCCACTGCGTTGACTGGAGGGATCGACGGCGATCACGCCGACGCTGAGTTCACGCCGCCGCAACTCGGCGACCAGTGCGCCGGTCAAGGTCGATTTACCCACTCCCGGCGCCCCCGTCAGTCCAATCACCCGGGCGTTGCCGAGATGCGGTTGGATCGCCGCCAGCAACTCGCCGGCCCAGGTGACGTTTCTTTCCAGCGCGGAAATCGCGCGCGCGAGAACATCGACGCGTCCTGCACAAAGCTGCGTCACCAGCGTTTTCATGTCGGGGTTTTGTGAGCTCACAGCCGGCCGAACCCCGGGTGATGCACGTGCAGGCTGGCGCGGCTGTGGTTCACAGGGGCGTCAACCCATGAGCGATGGGAGATAGAGCGACAGCGGCGGGATGAAGACCAGCAACATGAGGCGCACGATATCCATGCACCAAAACGGCGTCACCCCGCGGAAAATGGTGGAGAGTTTCACCTCCGGCAGTACGCTGCGCAGCACGAAGACATTCAATCCGACCGGTGGCGTGATCAGACTGATCTCGGTGACAACCACGATCACGATGCCAAACCAG is a genomic window of Pseudomonadota bacterium containing:
- a CDS encoding methylmalonyl Co-A mutase-associated GTPase MeaB, with the translated sequence MKTLVTQLCAGRVDVLARAISALERNVTWAGELLAAIQPHLGNARVIGLTGAPGVGKSTLTGALVAELRRRELSVGVIAVDPSSQRSGGALLGDRLRMTDHIGADPGVFVRSVASRGSLGGLAPVVSQAVDVMDAAGRDVIIIETVGVGQSETAIVEVADVNVLICAPGLGDEVQAQKAGVLEVVDLVLVNKADLPGASSYAERLALTLHGSGRELPVLLTDVLNGSGLAPCVDAMLKVAATATPEHRLLKRRRHLRRLLAEALAQRLLAEWNIGESDHLDRLCDAIRAGETTVPEALDQLIDQRRTQD